The genomic window GCTCCCCTGAAAACTTCCACGGACTTAGACCATCTTAAGGACCGCTCTTAACCGGACTTTGCCCTCTCTGACTCTATCCAGAACCTCATTCACTTTGTCAAAGGGGTGAATCTCTACAAGAGGCTTTATACCGAAATCAGCTGAGAACTGGAGTGTTTCTCTGAGAAGCTTTCTTCCACCAACCGCAGAGCCCGTTACTACTATCCTCTTAGTTATCAGGTCAAAGGGAATCACTTGAATTGGGTCCCGGGCTGCACCAACAACAGAGAGTCTGCCTCTTGGGGCGAGACCACCGATGAGGGTCTGTATGGCTTCAGATTTAAATACAGTTGTAAGTATCACGTCAGCCCCTCCGAGCTTCTTTAGCTCCTCTGCGGGGTCGGTTTTTGAGGTGTTGATGAAGTAGTCAGCACCGAGCTCTCCTGAAAACTCCTCCTTCTCCTGGGAATGGCTCAACGCTGCAACCTTAGCGCCCATAGCCTTTGCATACTGGATGGCAAGGTGTCCGAGTCCGCCAACACCCTGAACAGCCACAAGTTCGTCAGGCTTTATATTCAGATGTTTTAAAGCAGCGTAAACGGTTACCCCTGCACAGAACAGAGGGGCAGCGTGAGCGAGGTCAAGGTTGTCCGGTATCTTTGTTACGAATCTGCCGGGTGCCTTCATATACTCGGCGTAACCCCCCTGTTTTGTTATCCCTGTTATCTCCTGGTTGGGGCATAGAGGTTCATCTCCTTCAACGCAGTAGTTGCAGACTTCACAGGAGGAGTATATCCAGGGCATTCCTACCCTGTCCCCCTCTTTTATCCATGTAACCTCCTTACCTACCTTAACCGCTATACCTGCAACTTCGTGTCCCGGAACTGTTGGATAGCTGACCCAGTCAGCCCAGTCCCCGTCAACTATATGAAGGTCACTATGACACACCCCGCAGTAGTGAACTTGTATGAGCACTTCATCATCGTTTATCTCCGGCATATCCCACTCTTCAAAGACCAATGGTTTCTTTGGCTCCTTGCAAACTGCAACCTTCATCGCACCACCTCCTTACCAGGCTCTTATATACTGCCTTGGTACTTCAGGTTTTAAACCCGCCTGTTTTGCCCATCTAAGAGGCAGGTAAGGGTCCCTTAAAAACTCCCTTCCTATCGCCACAAGGTCCGCCCTTCCGTTTGAAATTATCTCCTCAGCCTGTTCGTAAGTCCTTATCACACCAACAGCCATAGTCCTTGCATCGGTTTTCTTCCTTATCTCCTCTGCAAAGGGGACCTGGTGACCGGGATACTCTACAAAACCCTCCTCCTCTGATATCCTACCGGAAGAACAATCTATAAGGTCAACACCCTCTTCCTTTAGGAGTTTCACAAGTTCAATACTCTCCTCAAGAGTCCATCCGCCCTCAACGTAGTCAACAGCAGAAATTCTTACGGAAAGGGGTATGTTGTCCGGAATCTCCTTTCTTGCTATCCTCACAACTTCAATAAGAAATCTCACCCTGTTTTCAAAGGAACCGCCATAGCTATCCTCTCTTTTGTTAGTTAATGGGGATAAAAATTCATGTATCAGGTATCCGTGGGCAGCGTGTATTTCAATCAGATCAAAACCTGCCTCAACAGCCCTTTTGAAGGCAAGTCTGTATGAGTTCTGAATCTCTTTTATATCCTCTAAGGTTGCTTCCCTCGGTGGAAGCCAGTTTTTTCCAAAAGGTATGGAGCTGGGAGCTATGGCATCCTTTGTCCCTCTGACCTTTACCTTATCCCTTTCCCAGGGAGGGTAGCTCTCAGCTTTTCTACCGGCGTGAGCTAACTGGATACCAACCTTAGCACCAAACTCCTTACACAATTTGCAGAGTCTGGAGAGACCTTCAGTATGCTCATCTCTGTATATCCCAAGGTCTAAAGGCGATATCCTGCCTCTCTCTTCTACCGCAGTGGCTTCAAGGATTATAAGCCCTGCTCCCCCGACTGCCCTTGATGGGTAGTGAACCATATGCCAGTCCGATACGTAACCGTTTTGGGAAGAGTACATACACATGGGAGACATGACTAGCCTGTTTCTTAAAGTGGTGCCCCTCAGCTTAAACTCTGTGTAGAGAAGGCCCATCACAGATTAAACTTTTCCTCTAATTCCCTCACTTTCCTCTCAAGTAGGTTGCTGAGACCTCTGAGCTCGTTTAGGAGAGCTCCATACTCTCTCTTCTTCTGGTAGAGCTCCTTCTCAAGAGCCTGTTCCTTCTGGTAGAGGTCAAGCTCCTCAGCCTTCAGTTTGTCGTACCTGGACCTAAGCTCCGCTATTCTGTTATTCAGTTCAAAAGCCTTGGAGGTGAGTCTGTCTCTCTCTTTTATCATCCTCTCGTACTCCCTTGGAGACTCTGCCCTCCTCAGGTATTTGTCGTGATAGAAAACCTTCTGTTTCACCTCGGTGAATTCGTGCTCAAGTTTTCTAATTTCCCTCACAACCTCAAGGGATTCGCTCTCCTTCTGGGTAAGGAGGTTTCTCACCGTATCAAGCTGGGTTTCAAGCTCCCCTATCTCTTTTGGTATGTGTTTGAGGGCTTCTTCAACTTTGGACACCCTATCCCGCAGTTTCCTGATTTCTCCCGATATAACTTTCACTGGATTCATACCTTATATTTTAGACGATGGTGAGCTTCCTGGTTCTTCTCTTTTTTACTTTCTCCTTCTCTTTAGAGCTTAAGCTACACGATGTCTTTGGTATGAGCTTTACAAAGCCTGTCTTCATGATTGAGTCTCCTGTTGAAAAGAACAGGTTTTACCTCCTTGAGCAAAATGGGGTGATAAAGACCTTTAAGAAAGGGGACAAGGCAGCTAAGGTTTTTCTTGACCTGAGGGATAGGGTGGAAAACGGTGGTGAAATGGGGCTTCTCGGTATGGCTTTTCATCCGAAGTTTGTGGAGAACGGGTATCTTTTTGTTTACTATACGGACAAGGCGATGAACTCTGTGGTTGCCCGCTTCAAAGCCCTTAATGCTCAAAAGGCAGACCCAACCTCTGAGAAGGTAATACTGAAGCTAAAGCAACCCTTCTCCAATCATAACGGTGGGATGATAGCCTTTGGACCTGACGGTTATCTGTACGTCGCCTTTGGAGACGGAGGTTCAGCCGGAGACCCTTACAACCATGCTCAGAACGTTCAAACACTGCTTGGTTCAATAATCAGGATTGATGTTGATAGAGGAGACCCTTACTCTGTACCCTCGGATAATCCCTTTGCCAAAGGGAGTGGAAAGCCGGAGATTTACGCCTGGGGGTTGAGAAATCCCTGGAGGTTCAGCTTTGACAGGATAACGGGGGAACTCTGGGTGGGCGATGTTGGTCAGGACAGGTGGGAGGAGGTAAACCTGGTTGATAAGGGGAAGAACTACGGATGGAGGTGCTATGAGGGGAACCATCCCTATAACCTTGAAGGTTGTCTGTCAAGGGACAACTACACCTTTCCAGTTTACGAGTATCCCCTGAGGGATGGAAACTGTGCCGTTATAGGGGGGTACGTTTACAGGGGGAAAAAGATAAAGGAGCTTTACGGGGCTTACCTTTTCGGAGACTACTGCTCTGGAAGGATATGGGCTCTCTTCAAGATGGGTGAGGAATACAAAGCCCTTTTGCTTCTTGATGCGAGTATCAGAATATCCTCTTTCGCTGAAGACACGGAGGGTAACCTGTACGTCCTTGACCTGGGCGGTAAGGTTTACCTACTCGGAGACTGAATTATTATGACAGGTTGAGCTTGAAGCTCCCCGTTCACATAGGAACCTTCAGGGGCGAGAATTTTCACAATTCTACCGTCAACAGGAGAGGTTATCTCTGTATAGGATATGAAGACCTCAACCCTTTTTATCTCACCCTCAACCTGCTGGAGCTGAGCCTTAAGGGTATCATACTCTATCTTTTTATCTTCAAGGGTGCTTTCAGCCAGAAGGTCTCTATCAAAAAGCTCTTTGAGTCTGTTATAGTCCCTTTCTACCTTCCAGAGTTTAGCTTCCAGCTCCTTCTTTCTTCCGAGGAGTTTTTCCTTCTCCGCAGCATATATAGCCGGGTCAATGTTCATCAGGAGTTGTCCTCTCTTTACCCTTTCTCCCTCCTTGACAAACACCTTTGCAACCTTTCCGGTTACTATGGTGTATACCTTAATCTCCGCTGCCACAGCTGAGCCTAACAGCAAAAGCAATACCAACAGAAACCTCATCTGCTCCTCCTCTCACACGGTTTCATATCTCTTCTACCTTTTCCTTAAAGAAAGGAACCTTCTCTTCAAAAACCTTCATCGGGTCTTCTCCTAACAGGTCATAAAGTCTCATAAGAAAGAGTATCATTTCAAATTTTGCTTGCATGACCCTTCTTTCCGCCTCCGTCTTGGTTGACATAGCGTAGCCAAGGTCAAAAGCCAGTTCAAGCTCATAGTTGGACCGTGACAGGTCAAGGTTTTCCTGAGCCCATCTGTCATAGGTTACCGCATCCTGATATTTGGCGTAGAGCTCTTCCCAGAGGTAGGGAGCCTTCAGTATGTCCCTCTTTATACTCTCCTCCACGTCCTTTCTTTCAACCTCAACAGCTCTTTTTAAGTCTAAGAAGCTCCTCTCCCTGAAGAACGAAGACCTTCCATCAAATAGAGGAATCCGGAGCACTACGTTCCCCTCACTTTTGAATCTATCCATGTGCTCGTATTTATTCTTCACTTCAAGGTAAGCGTACAGCTCCGGGTAAAGTATCCTTTTTTCTTCCTTAGCCCTGCTTTCAAAGTAGGCTACCTCAAGCTCTTTAACCTTAAGAAGGTAATTACCTGTGTACCTATCTTTTAAAAGGTCTGT from Hydrogenivirga caldilitoris includes these protein-coding regions:
- a CDS encoding alcohol dehydrogenase catalytic domain-containing protein, producing the protein MKVAVCKEPKKPLVFEEWDMPEINDDEVLIQVHYCGVCHSDLHIVDGDWADWVSYPTVPGHEVAGIAVKVGKEVTWIKEGDRVGMPWIYSSCEVCNYCVEGDEPLCPNQEITGITKQGGYAEYMKAPGRFVTKIPDNLDLAHAAPLFCAGVTVYAALKHLNIKPDELVAVQGVGGLGHLAIQYAKAMGAKVAALSHSQEKEEFSGELGADYFINTSKTDPAEELKKLGGADVILTTVFKSEAIQTLIGGLAPRGRLSVVGAARDPIQVIPFDLITKRIVVTGSAVGGRKLLRETLQFSADFGIKPLVEIHPFDKVNEVLDRVREGKVRLRAVLKMV
- a CDS encoding NADH:flavin oxidoreductase/NADH oxidase produces the protein MGLLYTEFKLRGTTLRNRLVMSPMCMYSSQNGYVSDWHMVHYPSRAVGGAGLIILEATAVEERGRISPLDLGIYRDEHTEGLSRLCKLCKEFGAKVGIQLAHAGRKAESYPPWERDKVKVRGTKDAIAPSSIPFGKNWLPPREATLEDIKEIQNSYRLAFKRAVEAGFDLIEIHAAHGYLIHEFLSPLTNKREDSYGGSFENRVRFLIEVVRIARKEIPDNIPLSVRISAVDYVEGGWTLEESIELVKLLKEEGVDLIDCSSGRISEEEGFVEYPGHQVPFAEEIRKKTDARTMAVGVIRTYEQAEEIISNGRADLVAIGREFLRDPYLPLRWAKQAGLKPEVPRQYIRAW
- a CDS encoding PQQ-dependent sugar dehydrogenase — its product is MVSFLVLLFFTFSFSLELKLHDVFGMSFTKPVFMIESPVEKNRFYLLEQNGVIKTFKKGDKAAKVFLDLRDRVENGGEMGLLGMAFHPKFVENGYLFVYYTDKAMNSVVARFKALNAQKADPTSEKVILKLKQPFSNHNGGMIAFGPDGYLYVAFGDGGSAGDPYNHAQNVQTLLGSIIRIDVDRGDPYSVPSDNPFAKGSGKPEIYAWGLRNPWRFSFDRITGELWVGDVGQDRWEEVNLVDKGKNYGWRCYEGNHPYNLEGCLSRDNYTFPVYEYPLRDGNCAVIGGYVYRGKKIKELYGAYLFGDYCSGRIWALFKMGEEYKALLLLDASIRISSFAEDTEGNLYVLDLGGKVYLLGD
- a CDS encoding efflux RND transporter periplasmic adaptor subunit, which translates into the protein MRFLLVLLLLLGSAVAAEIKVYTIVTGKVAKVFVKEGERVKRGQLLMNIDPAIYAAEKEKLLGRKKELEAKLWKVERDYNRLKELFDRDLLAESTLEDKKIEYDTLKAQLQQVEGEIKRVEVFISYTEITSPVDGRIVKILAPEGSYVNGELQAQPVIIIQSPSR